A part of Pararoseomonas sp. SCSIO 73927 genomic DNA contains:
- the recA gene encoding recombinase RecA: MEKNKALEAALSQIERSFGKGSIMRMGGKQMNEEIEVISTGSLGLDLALGIGGLPKGRIIEIYGPESSGKTTLALQCVAEAQKKGGTCAFIDAEHALDPGYARKLGVDVDNLLISQPDAGEQALEIADTLVRSGAIDVLVIDSVAALVPRAELEGEMGDSHVGLHARLMSQALRKLTGSISRSNCMMIFLNQIRLKIGVMFGNPETTTGGNALKFYASVRLEIRRIGQIKDREETTGNQTRVKVVKNKMAPPFRQVEFDIMYGEGVSKVGELLDLGVKAGVVEKSGAWFSCDSQRIGQGRENAKQFLRDNPAMAESVEQRIRAQAGVVANAMMTTPDAEEAAAAE; the protein is encoded by the coding sequence ATGGAAAAGAACAAGGCTCTCGAGGCCGCTCTCTCCCAGATCGAGCGCTCCTTCGGGAAGGGCTCCATCATGCGGATGGGCGGCAAGCAGATGAACGAGGAGATCGAGGTGATCTCCACCGGCTCGCTCGGCCTCGACCTCGCGCTCGGCATCGGCGGCCTGCCCAAGGGCCGCATCATCGAGATCTACGGCCCCGAGTCCTCGGGCAAGACCACCCTCGCCCTGCAGTGCGTCGCGGAGGCCCAGAAGAAGGGCGGCACCTGCGCCTTCATCGACGCCGAGCACGCGCTCGACCCCGGCTACGCCAGGAAGCTCGGCGTGGACGTGGACAACCTCCTCATCTCCCAGCCCGACGCCGGCGAGCAGGCGCTTGAGATCGCCGACACGCTGGTGCGTTCCGGCGCTATTGACGTGCTGGTGATCGACTCCGTCGCCGCGCTCGTGCCGCGCGCCGAGCTCGAGGGCGAGATGGGCGACAGCCATGTCGGCCTGCACGCCCGCCTCATGTCCCAGGCGCTGCGCAAGCTCACCGGCTCCATCAGCCGCTCCAACTGCATGATGATCTTCCTCAACCAGATCCGGCTGAAGATCGGCGTCATGTTCGGCAACCCGGAGACGACCACGGGCGGCAACGCGCTGAAGTTCTACGCCTCCGTCCGCCTGGAGATCCGGCGCATCGGCCAGATCAAGGACCGCGAGGAGACCACGGGCAACCAGACCCGCGTGAAGGTGGTGAAGAACAAGATGGCCCCGCCGTTCCGGCAGGTCGAGTTCGACATCATGTACGGAGAGGGCGTGTCCAAGGTCGGCGAGCTCCTGGACCTCGGCGTGAAGGCCGGCGTGGTCGAGAAGTCCGGCGCCTGGTTCTCCTGCGACAGCCAGCGCATCGGCCAGGGCCGCGAGAACGCCAAGCAGTTCCTCCGCGACAACCCGGCCATGGCCGAGAGCGTGGAGCAGCGCATCCGCGCCCAGGCCGGCGTCGTGGCCAATGCCATGATGACCACCCCGGATGCCGAGGAGGCCGCCGCCGCGGAGTGA
- a CDS encoding ATP-binding protein: MADSILNLFGPTASGDAGLAALLEALPSGAALLDAGGTVLRANPALRALLGPALPVRPGTHALSLVDPATRDSVATWLGSPVPPPLEAALAAEEGRAPIPVLLRLVPLPDGTRALLAEDLSERARHREEAEAGERLRAIGALAGGIAHDVNNLLSIILGAADAAILAAPAAREELRPAQDAAARGAALVRRLLAFARRQHLEPRVLDLDEGVAAATPMLRSLLGPGIALEIRPGALGRRVRVDPVQLDQILLNLATNARSAMGGEGALTIATDTALALREEPGHPDPLPPGRWTVLEVTDTGRGIPPEILPRIVEPFFTTRAAEGGTGLGLATVHGIVRQSGGALRIESRPGLTRFRIHLPRHEGEADPEPALPAAPAIVAGRHILLVDDEAPLRRLAAVALERAGHQVTQAEDGDAALEMIEDGLRPAALVSDIAMPGLDGVALARATRALLPHMPVVLVSGYAEAALGQDMGRDGVVFLAKPYRPAQLVELVSRLPGHDLP; the protein is encoded by the coding sequence GTGGCAGACAGCATCCTGAACCTATTCGGCCCCACGGCGTCCGGGGATGCGGGCCTCGCGGCGCTGCTCGAGGCGCTGCCATCCGGCGCCGCCCTGCTGGATGCCGGCGGCACGGTGCTCCGCGCCAATCCCGCCCTGCGCGCGCTGCTCGGCCCGGCCCTCCCGGTCCGCCCGGGCACCCACGCCCTCTCGCTCGTCGATCCCGCCACCCGCGACTCCGTCGCGACCTGGCTCGGCTCCCCCGTCCCGCCGCCGCTGGAGGCCGCGCTCGCCGCGGAGGAGGGAAGGGCGCCCATCCCCGTCCTCCTGCGCCTCGTCCCCCTGCCGGACGGCACCCGCGCCCTCCTGGCGGAGGACCTGTCCGAGCGCGCCCGCCACCGCGAGGAGGCCGAGGCCGGCGAGCGCCTGCGCGCCATCGGCGCCCTCGCCGGCGGCATCGCGCACGACGTGAACAACCTCCTCTCCATCATCCTCGGCGCGGCCGACGCCGCGATCCTCGCCGCCCCCGCGGCGCGGGAGGAGCTGCGCCCCGCCCAGGACGCCGCCGCCCGCGGCGCCGCCCTCGTCCGCCGCCTCCTCGCCTTCGCCCGCCGCCAGCACCTCGAGCCGCGCGTGCTGGACCTGGACGAGGGCGTCGCCGCCGCCACCCCCATGCTGCGCAGCCTCCTCGGCCCCGGCATCGCGCTGGAGATCCGCCCCGGCGCCCTCGGCCGCCGCGTCCGCGTCGATCCCGTGCAGCTGGACCAGATCCTCCTCAACCTCGCCACCAACGCCCGCAGCGCGATGGGAGGAGAGGGGGCGCTGACCATCGCCACCGACACCGCCCTCGCCCTGCGGGAGGAGCCCGGACACCCCGACCCCCTCCCGCCCGGCCGCTGGACCGTGCTGGAGGTGACGGACACCGGCCGCGGCATCCCGCCGGAGATCCTCCCCCGCATCGTCGAGCCCTTCTTCACCACCCGCGCCGCGGAGGGCGGCACCGGCCTCGGCCTCGCCACCGTGCACGGCATCGTCCGCCAGTCCGGCGGCGCCCTGCGGATCGAGAGCCGCCCCGGCCTCACTCGCTTCCGCATCCACCTCCCCCGGCACGAGGGGGAGGCGGATCCCGAGCCCGCCCTCCCGGCGGCCCCGGCGATCGTGGCCGGTCGCCACATCCTGCTCGTGGACGACGAGGCCCCGCTCCGCCGCCTCGCAGCCGTGGCGCTGGAACGTGCCGGCCATCAGGTCACCCAGGCGGAGGACGGCGACGCCGCCCTGGAAATGATCGAGGACGGGCTCCGCCCCGCCGCCCTCGTCTCCGACATCGCCATGCCCGGCCTGGACGGGGTGGCCCTGGCCCGTGCGACACGCGCCCTCCTTCCCCATATGCCGGTGGTGCTCGTCAGCGGCTACGCCGAGGCCGCACTGGGCCAGGACATGGGCCGGGACGGGGTCGTTTTCCTCGCCAAGCCCTACCGTCCCGCTCAGCTCGTGGAGCTCGTTTCCCGCCTTCCCGGGCACGATCTCCCTTGA